Proteins from a single region of Trichoplusia ni isolate ovarian cell line Hi5 chromosome 3, tn1, whole genome shotgun sequence:
- the LOC113491786 gene encoding LOW QUALITY PROTEIN: armadillo repeat-containing protein gudu-like (The sequence of the model RefSeq protein was modified relative to this genomic sequence to represent the inferred CDS: inserted 1 base in 1 codon; substituted 2 bases at 2 genomic stop codons) has protein sequence MEADNISTFSTDGGQDTVGLPRIVMVTEGSDTSASSPSSTSPDEDNWADLIKSSEIPPEYWHIQKLVKYMKAGNQTATMVALSCLKDHDLTIEVNQRAIQEIGGLELLVNLLETRDLCCILGGLAVLKDITANIEIRKKVTDLGAIPLLVGLLSDPARDVQILAAETIANLGRIRKSRKFCRKFGGIPKLIDLLDIRDKALKSAREELNQHELQFLTIARAGAKXLWSMSASQRNREAMRKYGMIPLIARMLKTIHLDVAVPAVGLLQMCANETSFQLAIQTERMVDDLIKHLANEDKDXRYTYCSLAIYKCASDAATRDMIRDAGGLELLVQAASDSTNRPNKPLLAAATGALWKCASSEASVKKLDNLGAVTILVKLLDDENDGVLTNVAGALAECAKYPPNRDKIRIAGGIPMXVIHHLNNTHKPLLENVPLVLMECAKEPNCMLQIDELDGVRLIWSLLKNDSKKVQTNAALALSPCVQNAADSGEMVRSFVGALELTVDLLDSDDHNVLSAVCAAIATIARDHENLAVISDHGVVAKLAKLVNTTDDLLRANLGVAIAYCCEWAQNRQEFGKRGAITPLVNYMTSRDPNVHRSTALALYHLSFYSLNCVTMHAAGVVQFLLETIGSKDPILQEASAGCLCNIRKLALATEKVKLKQ, from the exons ATGGAAGCCGATAATATATCGACGTTTAGTACCGATGGGGGGCAAGACACAGTTGGGCTGCCGCGAATTGTGATGGTGACAGAGGGGTCGGACACATCGGCGTCGTCTCCATCCTCCACATCGCCTGACGAGGATAACTGGGCCGATCTGATCAAGTCCTCAGAGATACCCCCAGAATACTGGCACATACAGAAACTAGTAAAGTATATGAAGGCTGGCAACCAAACGGCCACGATGGTGGCTCTATCCTGCCTCAAAGACCACGATCTAACAATAGAGGTCAACCAAAGAGCAATTCAAGAAATCGGTGGATTGGAACTCTTAGTGAATCTACTGGAGACCAGAGATCTGTGCTGCATTTTAGGAGGACTAGCTGTCCTTAAAGATATAACAGCAAACATTGAAATCAGGAAAAAAGTTACAGACTTAGGAGCGATCCCTTTGCTAGTCGGACTGCTGTCAGACCCAGCGAGAGACGTCCAGATACTGGCAGCGGAAACGATAGCTAACCTGGGAAGGATTAGGAAAAGTCGGAAGTTCTGCAGGAAGTTTGGTGGAATACCCAAATTGATAGATTTACTAGACATTAGAGACAA GGCTTTAAAATCAGCGCGCGAAGAACTAAATCAACATGAATTGCAATTTTTAACCATAGCCAGAGCAGGTGCTA CACTTTGGTCCATGTCAGCTTCTCAAAGGAATCGAGAAGCTATGAGAAAGTATGGTATGATACCACTAATAGCAAGGATGCTGAAAACTATCCACCTGGATGTGGCTGTCCCAGCAGTGGGGCTACTGCAAATGTGTGCCAATGAGACGTCATTCCAATTGGCAATACAAACTGAGAGGATGGTTGATGATTTGATCAAACATTTGGCCAACGAGGACAAAGATTAAAGGTAT ACATACTGCAGCTTAGCAATCTACAAATGTGCCAGCGACGCTGCAACTCGTGACATGATACGAGATGCTGGAGGTCTGGAACTATTAGTGCAAGCAGCCTCAGATTCTACAAATAGGCCAAACAAGCCTCTTTTAGCTGCTGCTACAGGTGCTCTATGGAAATGTGCGAGTAGTGAAGCTAGTGTCAAGAAACTGGACAATCTTGGAGCTGTGACTATACTGGTCAAGCTGTTGGATGATGAGAATGATGGAGTTCTGACCAACGTAGCTGGAGCTCTCGCAGAGTGCGCTAAATATCCACCTAATAGAGACAAGATAAGAATTGCCGGAGGAATACCAATGTGAGTGA TCCATCATTTGAACAATACTCACAAACCACTGCTAGAAAACGTACCTTTAGTGCTAATGGAATGCGCCAAGGAACCAAACTGTATGCTACAGATAGACGAACTGGACGGGGTCAGGTTAATCTGGTCCCTACTCAAGAACGACTCTAAGAAGGTCCAAACGAATGCTGCTCTAGCTTTGAGTCCTTGTGTCCAGAATGCAGCAGACTCTGGAGAAATGGTCCGGTCTTTTGTGGGAGCATTGGAATTGACGGTAGATCTCTTGGATTCGGATGATCATAATGTGCTGTCAGCTGTTTGCGCAGCAATAGCTACTATCGCAAGAGATCATGAGAACTTGGCTGTTATATCTGATCATGGAGTAGTAGCTAAACTGGCGAAGCTAG TGAATACAACGGACGATCTCCTCAGAGCGAACTTAGGAGTTGCGATAGCTTACTGCTGCGAGTGGGCGCAGAACCGTCAGGAGTTCGGCAAGCGCGGTGCCATCACACCGCTCGTCAACTACATGACGTCACGCGACCCCAACGTGCACAGGTCCACTGCGCTTGCGCTCTACCATCTGTCTTTCTACTCCTTGAACTGCGTCACCATGCATGCG GCTGGAGTCGTACAATTTCTACTAGAAACAATTGGGTCTAAGGACCCTATTCTACAGGAGGCATCGGCCGGCTGTCTCTGCAACATCAGGAAACTAGCACTCGCCACCGAGAAGGTTAAATTGAAACAGTAG